The Agromyces sp. LHK192 genome includes a window with the following:
- a CDS encoding DUF4129 domain-containing protein, with protein MRPGDIPVEPDRDDARRWVLDELSRPEYREAEPTWFDRMAQAVGDWIAGLIGGSAGLPPAALGAIVVALVVALLVVGLLVFGVPRLRRRDRGGPAPLFDDGDTRDLATLRRAADAAEAAGLLDLAIEERFRAVVRALADREVVHPAPGMTAHAFARAGGVGFPAFAERLEDAAVAFDGVRYLGRPGTAGEATSLADLDRALETATPMHATMPGPATTAGAVR; from the coding sequence GTGCGCCCCGGCGACATCCCCGTCGAGCCAGACCGCGACGACGCGCGGCGCTGGGTGCTCGACGAGCTCTCCAGGCCCGAGTACCGCGAGGCCGAGCCGACGTGGTTCGACCGGATGGCCCAGGCCGTCGGTGACTGGATCGCGGGTCTGATCGGCGGCAGCGCCGGGCTGCCTCCCGCTGCGCTCGGTGCGATCGTCGTCGCGCTCGTCGTCGCCCTCCTCGTCGTCGGACTCCTCGTCTTCGGCGTGCCGCGGCTCCGCCGTCGCGACCGCGGCGGCCCTGCGCCGCTCTTCGACGACGGCGACACGCGCGACCTCGCGACCCTCCGGCGGGCCGCCGACGCCGCCGAGGCCGCGGGGCTGCTGGACCTGGCGATCGAGGAGCGGTTCCGCGCAGTCGTCCGCGCCCTCGCGGACCGCGAGGTGGTGCATCCGGCACCGGGCATGACCGCCCATGCGTTCGCCCGAGCCGGCGGCGTCGGATTCCCGGCATTCGCCGAGCGGCTCGAGGACGCCGCCGTCGCCTTCGACGGCGTGCGATACCTGGGCCGGCCGGGCACGGCCGGCGAGGCGACCTCACTCGCCGACCTGGATCGCGCGCTCGAGACGGCGACGCCGATGCACGCGACGATGCCGGGGCCCGCGACGACCGCCGGGGCCGTCAGATGA